The following coding sequences lie in one bacterium genomic window:
- a CDS encoding DEAD/DEAH box helicase family protein has protein sequence MSDPKEKSFFENIEIPSNAIATEPSAAPGVKKHERFEWLEIPQPKSFTKRFKTAAKAITSKRCPRCGWLDQTTVTECFRCGYDFETNSMHLDFFKQEGIELPPIEIKVDMSFQKVLNQKQYDTLQEYQLRLEAEKLNLISGFDRLISVGDANIAHYDYQINTALEALRRMRGQVLLADEVGLGKTIEAGLITKELIERNLAKNILILTPASLVGQWQDEMLVKFGEHFTAPEKEEDWRSSKIIASIDLAKRKEAANIILSREFDLLIVDEAHRLKHRGTIGFKFVNQIKKKYVLLLTATPVHNDLTELYSLITILKPGLFGTIRSFKRKFMAKEDPRLPNNEDQLKHLLQEVMIRNRRDKVGINLPPRKAAIYHLDLSETERELYREVTNYVREEFRRDTDFETHILSLITLQRELCSSPQSTRHTLQNFLKRNYPQKTKDKLEYFIRLCDAIPLSRKSAATIELLKKFPSKTIIFVEFIDTMRHLKMELEREGLSVELFYGGLSGTQARKDAIEKFRHSKDVLISTQAGGEGLNLQFCNQIINYDLPWNPMRVEQRIGRVHRLGQEKEVFVFNLSVTDTIEARILELLSNKIRMFELVIGELDIILGDVETDRTFEQKLIDIFLRSSDDDDLNRKFEHFGSELQHARKHYDKIKENQEILSDIVDV, from the coding sequence TTGTCCGACCCCAAAGAAAAATCATTTTTCGAGAACATTGAAATTCCTTCGAATGCCATTGCTACCGAACCGTCGGCCGCACCGGGCGTCAAAAAACACGAGCGTTTCGAATGGCTTGAAATTCCCCAACCTAAAAGCTTTACCAAACGATTTAAGACCGCCGCCAAAGCCATCACGTCCAAACGTTGCCCGCGCTGCGGCTGGCTCGACCAAACGACGGTAACCGAATGTTTCCGCTGCGGCTATGACTTTGAAACCAATTCCATGCACCTGGATTTTTTCAAACAGGAAGGCATTGAATTGCCGCCCATCGAGATCAAAGTGGATATGTCGTTTCAAAAAGTGTTGAATCAAAAACAATACGACACACTTCAAGAATATCAACTGCGTCTCGAAGCGGAAAAATTGAACCTCATTTCAGGTTTCGACCGGTTGATATCCGTCGGCGACGCTAACATTGCCCATTACGATTACCAGATCAATACCGCTCTTGAGGCTCTCCGCCGTATGCGCGGGCAAGTTCTGCTCGCCGATGAAGTCGGGCTCGGCAAGACGATCGAAGCCGGTTTGATCACCAAAGAACTCATTGAACGTAATCTGGCAAAAAACATTTTAATCCTAACGCCTGCTTCGCTCGTCGGACAATGGCAGGACGAAATGCTGGTCAAATTCGGCGAACATTTTACAGCACCGGAAAAGGAAGAAGACTGGCGCTCCTCAAAAATCATTGCATCCATCGATCTTGCCAAACGCAAAGAAGCTGCGAATATTATATTGTCGCGCGAATTTGATCTTCTCATCGTCGATGAGGCGCACCGGCTGAAACACCGCGGTACGATCGGATTCAAATTCGTCAACCAGATCAAGAAAAAATATGTGCTGCTTCTGACGGCAACTCCGGTGCACAATGATTTGACCGAACTTTACAGCCTCATTACAATTCTCAAGCCGGGGCTTTTCGGAACGATCCGTTCTTTCAAACGAAAATTCATGGCGAAAGAAGATCCGCGTTTGCCGAACAATGAAGATCAGTTGAAACATCTGCTGCAGGAAGTGATGATCCGGAATCGGCGCGATAAAGTCGGTATCAATTTACCTCCGCGCAAAGCCGCGATTTATCATCTCGATTTATCGGAAACAGAACGAGAACTGTACCGCGAGGTAACGAATTACGTTCGGGAAGAATTCCGACGTGATACCGACTTTGAAACGCACATCTTATCGCTCATTACGTTACAACGCGAACTCTGCAGCAGCCCGCAATCGACACGGCATACGCTGCAAAATTTCCTGAAACGTAATTATCCTCAAAAAACGAAAGATAAACTTGAATACTTCATTCGCCTGTGCGATGCGATCCCGCTCAGCCGTAAAAGCGCCGCCACTATCGAATTACTCAAGAAGTTTCCTTCGAAGACGATCATTTTCGTCGAGTTCATCGATACGATGCGACATTTGAAGATGGAACTGGAGCGTGAAGGATTGTCCGTCGAATTATTCTACGGCGGGCTTTCCGGAACACAAGCCCGCAAAGACGCTATTGAAAAATTCCGTCACTCCAAAGATGTACTGATCAGTACGCAGGCCGGAGGCGAAGGCCTGAACTTGCAGTTTTGCAACCAGATTATCAATTATGACTTACCGTGGAATCCGATGCGTGTTGAACAGCGTATCGGGCGCGTACACCGGCTCGGCCAGGAAAAAGAAGTTTTCGTGTTCAATCTCTCCGTCACAGACACGATCGAGGCGCGTATTTTAGAATTATTATCCAATAAAATCCGGATGTTTGAGCTTGTGATCGGCGAACTTGATATCATTCTCGGTGACGTCGAAACGGATCGAACATTTGAACAAAAACTGATCGATATTTTTCTTCGTTCAAGCGACGACGACGATCTCAACAGGAAGTTTGAACATTTCGGTTCTGAATTGCAGCACGCCCGCAAGCATTACGATAAAATCAAAGAAAATCAGGAAATTTTGTCCGATATTGTCGACGTCT
- a CDS encoding E3 ubiquitin ligase family protein produces MAGIIIGIVVFIIGVVLIILRRKQQDKLLEIKSTQTSTAKDLTELSQSVKDELGTTGGFKQQAEVKGVIRCERPITGELSKQTCVYYDMKVEERYEETYYENDAQGRQQRRTRTGSTVVASNSQRIPFYVDDGTGRILINPNSADIDPVQVLSQYEARTSGTITIGGFSFTASAGRGDRRVLGYQFTERILPIDRNVYILGEASDSTGTLTIQTPSEKGKPFLITLKSEEELARSTESAIKGLMVGAVVCWIIGLGAVAYSMFAK; encoded by the coding sequence ATGGCGGGTATCATCATCGGCATCGTTGTTTTCATTATTGGCGTAGTATTGATCATACTTCGCCGGAAACAGCAGGATAAATTACTTGAAATCAAATCGACCCAGACTTCGACGGCAAAAGATTTGACGGAATTAAGCCAGTCGGTGAAGGATGAGCTTGGAACGACGGGCGGATTCAAACAACAAGCCGAAGTCAAAGGCGTCATTCGCTGTGAACGTCCGATCACGGGAGAATTATCCAAACAGACCTGCGTGTATTACGACATGAAAGTGGAAGAGCGTTACGAAGAAACATATTATGAAAACGACGCTCAGGGCCGCCAGCAACGCCGCACGCGTACCGGTTCGACCGTCGTAGCGAGCAATTCCCAGCGGATTCCGTTTTATGTCGATGATGGTACCGGGCGTATTTTGATCAATCCCAACAGCGCCGATATCGATCCGGTGCAAGTGTTGAGCCAATACGAAGCGCGCACCAGCGGTACGATCACCATCGGCGGTTTTTCTTTTACGGCCAGCGCCGGACGGGGGGATCGCAGAGTTTTGGGGTATCAATTTACCGAGCGAATTCTGCCTATCGATCGTAATGTTTATATTTTAGGAGAAGCCAGCGACAGTACGGGGACACTGACTATTCAAACGCCATCAGAAAAAGGCAAACCGTTTCTCATCACGCTCAAATCGGAAGAGGAATTGGCCAGGTCAACTGAGAGCGCAATCAAAGGACTGATGGTCGGAGCAGTGGTATGCTGGATAATCGGGCTCGGCGCAGTCGCCTACAGTATGTTTGCGAAATAA